The following are encoded in a window of Paraburkholderia hospita genomic DNA:
- a CDS encoding DMT family transporter, whose protein sequence is MNLFLYVVTVLIWGTTWIAIKWQLGVVPMSVSIACRFLLAAIVLFALLKIMRRPMWPPRAAWRFLVAQGLALFCVNFLCFYYAESVVPSGLVAVVFSTAPLLNSLNGRLFMGRPLQPTAIVGAVLGLAGIVCLSLQQMAGHLGDHAAWLGLAVAFAGTMCFSAGNLLSSRMQSMGLHPIVTNSWAMLIGASVLTVGSLAAGLPFALETDARYLGALVYLAVPGSVIGFTAYLMLVGRIGPERAAYCTVLFPFVALAVSTVFEGYRWSALAVVGLVLVVAGNLVAFGVTQRLFVRRARAA, encoded by the coding sequence ATGAATCTGTTTCTTTATGTTGTGACCGTGCTCATCTGGGGCACGACGTGGATCGCGATCAAGTGGCAGCTCGGCGTCGTGCCGATGTCCGTCTCGATTGCGTGCCGCTTCTTGCTCGCCGCCATCGTGCTGTTCGCGCTGCTGAAAATCATGCGTCGCCCGATGTGGCCGCCGCGCGCAGCGTGGCGTTTTCTCGTCGCGCAGGGTCTCGCGCTGTTTTGCGTGAACTTCCTGTGTTTCTATTACGCAGAAAGCGTCGTGCCTAGCGGTCTCGTGGCGGTCGTGTTTTCGACCGCGCCGCTTCTGAACTCGCTCAACGGACGGCTTTTCATGGGCCGCCCGTTGCAGCCGACGGCCATTGTCGGTGCGGTGCTCGGGCTGGCGGGCATCGTGTGCCTGTCGTTGCAGCAGATGGCCGGGCATCTCGGCGATCACGCCGCGTGGCTCGGTCTTGCCGTCGCGTTCGCGGGGACGATGTGCTTTTCGGCGGGCAATCTGCTGTCTAGCCGCATGCAGTCGATGGGTCTGCATCCCATCGTCACCAACAGCTGGGCGATGCTGATCGGCGCGAGTGTGCTGACGGTCGGCAGTCTCGCCGCCGGCCTGCCGTTCGCGCTGGAGACGGACGCGCGCTATCTCGGTGCGCTCGTCTATCTCGCGGTGCCCGGCTCGGTGATCGGCTTTACCGCGTATCTGATGCTGGTCGGGCGCATCGGGCCCGAGCGCGCCGCGTATTGCACGGTGCTGTTTCCGTTCGTCGCGCTGGCTGTGTCGACGGTGTTCGAAGGCTATCGATGGTCGGCGCTTGCTGTCGTCGGACTCGTATTGGTGGTGGCGGGCAATCTCGTCGCGTTCGGCGTCACGCAGCGTCTGTTCGTGCGACGTGCGCGCGCTGCGTGA
- a CDS encoding helix-turn-helix domain-containing protein translates to MHVNTPLIPTTDPAAPPFGLHSVCKTLSDSNATLERFAWLGDQLAVAIWTRETKEAETIYAQPGHHTLSCYLDGGYRTERQKLPGRYGAPSRLCALPGDHESRWWVRGHMHFMHLYFLPEHFTQRAIRELDREPRELTLADRTYFEDEHIATLCQSLANDAWDDADGRLRANETSHEILSLLLRSQGVNRADAVLKGGLAVATRRRLREYIDQNLTQPLTLGELAAVANLSEFHLARMFRASFGLPPHAWIAQQRLERARTLLRTTALPLVDIATQCGYANASHFSHRFRQGVGVSPAAWRQALRAG, encoded by the coding sequence ATCCACGTGAACACACCGCTCATCCCCACGACCGACCCAGCCGCTCCGCCGTTCGGCCTGCATTCGGTCTGCAAGACGCTGAGCGACTCCAATGCGACACTCGAACGCTTCGCGTGGCTGGGCGATCAGCTCGCCGTCGCGATCTGGACGCGCGAAACGAAGGAAGCCGAGACGATCTACGCGCAGCCTGGCCATCACACGCTGTCGTGCTATCTGGACGGCGGCTATCGCACCGAGCGCCAGAAGCTGCCGGGGCGCTATGGCGCGCCGAGCCGCCTGTGCGCGCTGCCCGGCGATCACGAATCGCGCTGGTGGGTACGCGGCCACATGCATTTCATGCATCTGTATTTCCTGCCCGAGCACTTCACGCAGCGCGCGATCCGTGAACTGGACCGCGAGCCGCGCGAACTGACGCTTGCCGACCGCACGTACTTCGAGGACGAGCACATTGCGACGCTCTGCCAGTCGCTCGCCAACGACGCGTGGGACGACGCCGACGGCCGTCTGCGCGCCAACGAAACATCGCATGAAATCCTGAGCCTGCTGCTGCGCTCGCAGGGCGTGAACCGTGCGGATGCGGTGCTCAAGGGCGGTCTTGCCGTCGCGACGCGCCGCCGGTTGCGCGAGTACATCGACCAGAATCTGACGCAGCCGTTGACGCTCGGCGAACTGGCCGCCGTCGCGAATCTCTCCGAATTCCATCTTGCGCGGATGTTCCGCGCATCGTTCGGCCTGCCGCCGCATGCGTGGATTGCGCAGCAGCGACTCGAACGCGCGCGCACGCTGCTGCGCACGACAGCGTTGCCGCTCGTCGATATCGCGACGCAATGCGGCTACGCGAACGCGAGCCACTTCAGCCACCGGTTCCGTCAGGGCGTCGGTGTGTCGCCCGCCGCCTGGCGCCAGGCGCTGCGCGCCGGCTGA
- a CDS encoding aminotransferase, with protein sequence MQIREFGVERWMDLYENQCELNLAETCVESLTVGELLKIAGKEDALLGEILPMKLTYGAIDGTERLRSNVASLYEKQGVPNVLITHGAISANALVYETLVEPGDHVISVLPTYQQHYSIPESYGAKVDILRLREENGFLPDLDELRRMVTPTTRVIAINNPNNPTGSLMDREFLVEIAGIARSCGAYVLNDEVYRGTDQEGTGFTASIADVYEKGISTGSMSKTWSLAGLRVGWIVAPVELLQRVRTHRDYNTISVGMLNDLLASIALENRKAILERNHGILRTNLAVLDAWIAKEPLLSYVKPKSGTTALVKVNVDMTSREFCVSLLEKTGVMFTPGSALDVEGYVRIGYTNSREVLVAGLAKVSEFLRVRAG encoded by the coding sequence ATGCAAATCAGGGAATTTGGAGTCGAACGCTGGATGGATCTCTACGAGAACCAATGCGAGTTGAACCTTGCGGAAACGTGCGTCGAATCGCTGACGGTCGGCGAACTGCTGAAGATCGCAGGCAAGGAAGACGCGCTACTCGGCGAGATTCTGCCGATGAAGCTGACGTATGGCGCGATCGACGGTACTGAGCGTTTGCGCAGCAATGTCGCGTCGCTGTATGAGAAGCAGGGCGTGCCGAATGTGCTAATTACGCACGGGGCGATCAGCGCGAATGCGCTGGTGTACGAAACGCTCGTCGAACCTGGCGATCATGTGATTTCTGTGCTGCCCACGTATCAGCAGCATTATTCGATTCCCGAGAGTTACGGCGCAAAGGTCGACATTTTGCGTTTGCGTGAGGAAAACGGCTTTCTGCCTGATCTGGATGAATTGAGGCGAATGGTCACGCCGACCACGCGCGTCATCGCGATCAACAATCCGAATAACCCGACGGGCTCGCTGATGGACCGCGAGTTTCTCGTGGAGATTGCGGGGATTGCGCGTTCGTGCGGTGCTTATGTGCTGAACGATGAGGTGTATCGCGGTACGGATCAGGAAGGGACCGGCTTTACTGCGTCAATTGCGGATGTGTATGAGAAGGGTATCAGCACGGGCAGCATGTCGAAGACTTGGTCGTTGGCTGGTTTGCGGGTGGGTTGGATTGTCGCGCCTGTTGAACTGCTTCAGCGCGTCAGGACGCATCGGGACTACAACACGATTAGTGTTGGGATGTTGAATGATCTGCTGGCTTCTATCGCGCTGGAAAATCGCAAGGCGATTCTGGAACGTAATCACGGGATTTTGCGGACTAATCTCGCGGTGCTGGATGCGTGGATTGCTAAGGAGCCTTTGCTTTCTTATGTGAAGCCGAAGTCCGGGACGACTGCTCTTGTGAAGGTTAATGTTGATATGACTTCGCGGGAGTTTTGCGTCTCTTTGCTTGAGAAGACTGGGGTGATGTTTACGCCTGGCAGCGCGCTGGATGTTGAAGGGTATGTTCGGATTGGGTACACGAATAGTCGTGAGGTGCTGGTGGCGGGGCTCGCTAAGGTGTCGGAGTTTTTGCGCGTACGCGCAGGGTGA
- a CDS encoding FAD-binding and (Fe-S)-binding domain-containing protein, whose translation MSNADSLLVKPIHLVPSSARLSTPLANRLRKELRGDVLFDAASRGRYSTDASIYQIMPIGVVVPRDQDDLLVALDVARSERVPLLARGAGSSQCGQTVGEALVIDTSKWLNQVIAFDKEKRTVTVEPGIVLDHLNAWLKPHGLWFPVDVSTAAQCTIGGMAGNNSCGSRSIEYGNMVHNVDAIDAILADGTQAHFASLRDAPQGARLQQIVEDVKAIALRERDEIVAQVPKVLRRVAGYNIDLFDCQNPRAYTDDGFANLAHLLVGSEGTLAFSRQLTLKLVPLPAHKALGVVNFPTFWQAMDLTQHIVKLKPVAVELVDRTMIDLAMSNPAFRPVIEKALVGRPEAILLVEFAGENRDEQFASLKQLTELMADLGLPDSVVQMPDAGEQKALWEVRKAGLNIMMSMKGDGKPVSFIEDCAVPLEHLAEYTSRLTEVFHRNGTEGTWYAHASVGTLHVRPILDMRRDGATKMRAIAEEAAALVREYKGAYSGEHGDGLCRGEWVAWQYGPRINRAFSEIKALFDPNNRMNPDKIVRPPKMDDASNFRFAPGYKAQSLTPALDWSTWNVERDPMTGVETARGTGNDLAGGLAKAVEMCNNNGHCRKFDAGTMCPSYRVTKDEQHVTRGRANTLRLALSGQLGDEGLASQDVKDTLDLCVSCKGCKRDCPTGIDMAKFKIEARAAWTRKNGLRLREKMIAFMPRYVAMAARMPGVFSFAADMPWFKRALGFAPQRSLPRFVKPFLSSGYVKAASLSAQSAQKEVLLFVDTFNNSIEPENARAAQQVLEAAGYTVHFNTVEGERPLCCGRTFLAAGLVDEAKHEARRMLDAFRPFVERGVPVVGLEPSCLLSLRDEFLQYGFGEEAERLSKLAMLFEEFLVREHKAGRLKLDLKPLDDASQALVHGHCHQKAFDVFSPVQTVLKWIPELKVSTVESSCCGMAGSFGYEVEHYEASMAMGELSLLPAARAIDARTLMVADGTSCRHQIFDGAGVRAMHVARVLVRALR comes from the coding sequence ATGTCGAACGCCGATTCTCTGCTGGTCAAGCCGATTCACCTCGTGCCGTCGTCGGCGCGCCTGAGCACGCCGCTTGCGAACCGCCTGCGCAAGGAATTGCGCGGCGATGTACTGTTCGATGCCGCAAGCCGTGGACGCTATTCGACGGATGCATCCATCTATCAGATCATGCCCATCGGCGTGGTCGTGCCGCGCGATCAGGATGATCTGCTCGTCGCGCTCGACGTTGCACGCAGCGAACGCGTGCCGCTGCTCGCGCGCGGCGCGGGTTCGAGCCAGTGCGGGCAGACGGTCGGTGAAGCGCTCGTGATCGACACCAGTAAATGGCTCAATCAGGTCATCGCGTTCGACAAGGAAAAGCGCACGGTGACGGTCGAGCCTGGCATCGTGCTCGATCACCTGAATGCGTGGCTGAAGCCGCATGGTTTGTGGTTCCCTGTCGATGTTTCGACGGCGGCGCAATGCACGATTGGCGGGATGGCGGGCAACAATTCGTGCGGTTCGCGATCGATCGAATACGGCAACATGGTTCACAACGTCGACGCGATCGACGCGATTCTCGCGGACGGCACGCAAGCGCATTTCGCTTCGCTGCGCGATGCGCCGCAGGGCGCGCGTCTGCAGCAGATTGTCGAAGATGTGAAGGCGATAGCGTTGCGCGAACGCGATGAGATCGTCGCGCAGGTACCGAAAGTGTTGCGTCGCGTGGCGGGCTACAACATCGATCTGTTCGATTGTCAGAATCCGCGCGCCTATACCGACGATGGCTTCGCCAATCTCGCGCATCTGCTGGTCGGCTCCGAAGGGACGCTCGCGTTCAGCCGCCAGTTGACGCTGAAGCTCGTGCCGCTGCCTGCGCATAAGGCGCTGGGCGTCGTGAACTTCCCGACGTTCTGGCAGGCGATGGACCTGACGCAACACATCGTCAAGCTCAAGCCCGTTGCCGTCGAACTGGTCGATCGCACGATGATCGATCTCGCGATGAGCAATCCTGCGTTCCGGCCGGTGATCGAGAAGGCGCTGGTCGGCAGGCCCGAGGCGATTCTGCTTGTCGAGTTTGCAGGCGAGAACCGCGACGAACAATTCGCGTCGCTCAAGCAACTCACCGAACTGATGGCCGATCTCGGTCTGCCTGACTCGGTCGTGCAGATGCCTGACGCAGGCGAGCAGAAGGCGCTGTGGGAAGTGCGCAAGGCGGGCCTGAACATCATGATGAGCATGAAGGGTGACGGCAAGCCTGTGTCGTTCATCGAAGATTGCGCGGTGCCTTTAGAACATCTTGCTGAATACACGAGCCGGCTGACCGAGGTGTTTCATCGCAACGGCACGGAAGGGACGTGGTACGCGCACGCGAGCGTCGGCACGCTGCACGTGCGGCCGATTCTCGATATGCGCCGCGACGGCGCGACGAAGATGCGCGCTATTGCCGAAGAAGCGGCGGCGCTGGTGCGCGAATACAAGGGCGCGTATTCCGGTGAACATGGCGACGGCTTGTGTCGCGGCGAATGGGTTGCGTGGCAGTACGGTCCGCGCATCAACCGGGCGTTCAGCGAGATCAAGGCGCTGTTCGATCCGAACAACCGGATGAACCCGGACAAGATCGTGCGTCCGCCGAAGATGGACGATGCGAGTAACTTTCGCTTCGCTCCCGGCTACAAGGCCCAGTCGTTGACGCCTGCGCTCGACTGGTCGACCTGGAATGTGGAGCGCGATCCGATGACGGGCGTGGAGACTGCGCGTGGCACGGGCAACGATCTGGCGGGCGGTCTCGCGAAGGCCGTCGAGATGTGCAACAACAACGGCCATTGCCGCAAGTTCGATGCGGGGACGATGTGCCCGAGCTATCGCGTGACGAAGGACGAGCAGCATGTGACGCGCGGACGGGCGAATACGTTGCGGCTTGCGCTGTCGGGGCAGTTGGGTGATGAAGGGCTTGCTAGCCAGGACGTGAAGGACACGCTTGATCTGTGCGTCTCGTGTAAGGGCTGCAAGCGCGACTGCCCGACGGGCATCGATATGGCGAAGTTCAAGATCGAAGCGCGCGCTGCGTGGACGCGGAAGAATGGCTTGCGTTTGCGGGAAAAGATGATCGCGTTTATGCCGCGTTATGTGGCGATGGCGGCTCGCATGCCGGGCGTGTTTTCGTTTGCGGCTGATATGCCATGGTTCAAGCGGGCGTTGGGATTTGCGCCGCAGAGGTCGTTGCCGCGGTTTGTGAAGCCTTTTTTGAGTAGTGGATATGTGAAGGCTGCTTCGTTGAGTGCGCAGAGCGCGCAAAAAGAAGTGCTGTTATTCGTCGATACGTTTAACAACAGCATCGAGCCGGAGAATGCACGCGCTGCGCAACAGGTGCTTGAAGCGGCTGGTTATACCGTGCACTTCAATACGGTTGAGGGCGAGCGTCCGCTTTGTTGTGGAAGAACTTTCCTCGCGGCAGGGCTCGTCGATGAGGCGAAGCACGAGGCCCGCCGGATGCTCGATGCGTTCAGACCTTTTGTCGAGCGTGGTGTGCCTGTTGTTGGGTTGGAGCCTTCTTGTTTGCTGTCGTTGCGGGATGAGTTTCTTCAGTATGGTTTTGGGGAAGAGGCAGAGCGTCTGTCTAAACTCGCGATGCTATTTGAAGAGTTTCTTGTGCGTGAGCACAAGGCTGGTCGGTTGAAGCTCGATTTGAAGCCGCTTGACGACGCGAGCCAGGCTTTGGTGCATGGGCATTGTCATCAGAAGGCTTTTGATGTTTTTTCGCCTGTGCAGACTGTGTTGAAGTGGATTCCCGAGTTGAAGGTATCGACCGTTGAATCGTCGTGTTGCGGGATGGCTGGGAGTTTTGGGTATGAGGTGGAGCATTATGAGGCTTCGATGGCCATGGGTGAGTTGTCATTGTTGCCTGCGGCGCGTGCGATCGATGCTCGTACTTTGATGGTTGCGGATGGGACTAGTTGTCGGCATCAGATTTTTGATGGGGCAGGGGTTAGGGCGATGCACGTTGCGCGGGTTCTGGTGCGGGCTTTGAGGTAG
- a CDS encoding 2-keto-4-pentenoate hydratase — protein sequence MTMLTQQLADARADHTTLASLSPELIPADMGAAYAIQHELLAMRGARIGGWKIGAKSAEGAIQGAPLPSTDLHADGARLPRAHYTPLGLELEIAFRFGRHFEPSANAYHEVEVLDAIDSMAATIEIVASRFAQWPNVDKLAQLADLQNHGALIVGEFTKYRRDFPFVAPALGFTFEGQDVVKATPSNPCGDPRRLLTWLVNHCTQHHRIAVTPDMIVTTGSYTGMFFPQHAGTARGQIDGLAPVSVTLE from the coding sequence ATGACCATGCTGACTCAACAACTTGCCGACGCACGCGCCGATCACACGACGCTCGCGTCGCTGTCGCCCGAACTGATTCCCGCCGACATGGGCGCCGCCTACGCGATCCAGCACGAGTTGCTGGCGATGCGCGGCGCGCGGATCGGCGGCTGGAAGATTGGCGCTAAATCCGCCGAAGGCGCGATTCAGGGCGCGCCATTGCCTTCTACCGATTTGCATGCGGACGGCGCACGACTGCCTCGTGCGCATTACACGCCGCTGGGCCTCGAACTGGAAATCGCGTTTCGCTTCGGGCGGCATTTCGAGCCGTCGGCCAACGCGTATCACGAGGTCGAAGTGCTCGATGCAATCGATTCGATGGCCGCGACCATCGAAATCGTTGCGAGCCGCTTCGCGCAGTGGCCGAACGTCGACAAGCTCGCGCAACTCGCGGACTTGCAGAATCACGGCGCGTTGATCGTCGGCGAGTTCACGAAGTACCGGCGCGATTTTCCGTTCGTTGCGCCCGCGCTGGGCTTCACGTTCGAAGGGCAGGACGTCGTGAAGGCGACGCCTTCAAATCCGTGCGGCGATCCGCGGCGCCTACTGACGTGGCTGGTCAATCACTGCACGCAGCATCATCGCATTGCGGTGACGCCCGATATGATCGTCACGACGGGTTCGTATACGGGCATGTTCTTTCCGCAGCATGCGGGCACTGCGCGTGGGCAGATCGATGGGCTCGCGCCCGTCAGCGTCACGCTCGAATAG